GATGGTTTTGACTGGAGTTTACAAGAGATGAAGCATTTTTTTCAGCATTGGGCCCTAGCAAGCCAGTTGGAGCTTAATTTTGATGAACACACTCAACCTTTGATTGCTCATAGTTATGGGCAATATGATGAAAAATATAAAGAACAGGCGCGAAGGTTTAAGCAGAAGTGTCCTGACATCCAGATACAAGAGATCCAAGGGCGCAGCCATAGGCTCTTGCAACTTGACGACTTAAAACAAATAGCCCAATTGGACTAAACTAACTAAACTAACTAAACTAACTAAACTAACTAAACTAACTAAACTAACTAAACTAACTAAACTCAGAAACTAAATAGCGGAAGTAAAAAAATAAGAGTATCTATGATAAATAAACAAACACTAAAAGCCCTTTTGATCTCCTCACGGCCCGCTACATTGACAGCATCTTTAGCCCCTATTTTGGTGGCGTACTTTATGGCGGAAAGAATTGAAAAAGACACGGTAGTGGCTTGGTATTTGATACCGATATTGGTTGCCGCTTTAAGTATTCAGATTGCGACAAATTTCTTTAATGATTATTTGGACTTTGTTAAAGGCGGAGACAAAGAAGATCGCTTAGGTCCTACACGAGTCACCAGTGCGGGTTTGCTATCTCCTCAGCAGGTCAAGCGTTGGGCTTTGGGATTTTGTGGATTGGCCTTTGTGGCAGGCATACCCTTGGTGCTTCGTGGAGGCGAAATCTTTTTGCTTTTGGGATTGATCAGTTTGGCTATGACTTACCTCTATACGGGGACACGGTTTTCTTTGGCTTACACGGGGTGGGCTGACCTTTTTGTTGTGGCCTTCTTTGGATGTTTTGCCGTTGCAGGGACCTATTATTTATTATCTTTAAGTTGGAATCCATGGGCTTTGCTGGTGGGTCTGCAACTAGGGTCTTTGTGTAACATTCTGCTATTGGTGAATAACCTCAGAGATCAAAAACAAGATGCCGCCAACAATAAAAAAACTGTGGTCGTGCGTTTTGGTCGACGCTTTGGCTTGCTGGAGTACCTTGTGCTAATCTTAATAGCTTTTTTCCCGATCTTATTCTGGCCATTTATCTCTTACCCGTTGTTGCTTTTTGTATTTCAATTTCCATACTTATTTTGCTCTTTATATTTATGGAACTGGGTACGCAAGAATGAGCCATCAGCGCAGTACAATAAGATATTGAAGTTTTCGTCTATAATATATTTAGGATTTACGTTAATGTGCTGTGCGGGTCTTCGAATGTTTTAAGTAAGGACAGAGGATGAAGGT
This region of Pseudobdellovibrionaceae bacterium genomic DNA includes:
- the menA gene encoding 1,4-dihydroxy-2-naphthoate octaprenyltransferase, whose translation is MINKQTLKALLISSRPATLTASLAPILVAYFMAERIEKDTVVAWYLIPILVAALSIQIATNFFNDYLDFVKGGDKEDRLGPTRVTSAGLLSPQQVKRWALGFCGLAFVAGIPLVLRGGEIFLLLGLISLAMTYLYTGTRFSLAYTGWADLFVVAFFGCFAVAGTYYLLSLSWNPWALLVGLQLGSLCNILLLVNNLRDQKQDAANNKKTVVVRFGRRFGLLEYLVLILIAFFPILFWPFISYPLLLFVFQFPYLFCSLYLWNWVRKNEPSAQYNKILKFSSIIYLGFTLMCCAGLRMF